From a single Mobula birostris isolate sMobBir1 chromosome 13, sMobBir1.hap1, whole genome shotgun sequence genomic region:
- the LOC140208703 gene encoding uncharacterized protein, whose translation MAHQRVHTGEKPFTCSVCGKRFTDSSSLQRHQRIHTGEKPFTCSVCGKRFNESSNLQSHQRVHTGEKPFTCSVCGKRFTNSSTLQRHQRVHTGEKPFTCSVCGKRLADQSSLQKHQRVHTGEKPFTCSVCGKRFTESSSLQRHQRVHTGEKPFTCSVCGKRFTGSSNLQSHQRVHTGEKPFTCSECGKGFTQSSNLQSHQRVHTGEKPFTCSECGKGFTRLSSLQSHQRVHTGEKPFTCSECGKRFTDSSSLQNHQRVHTGEKPFTCSDCGKRFTQSSHLQSHQRVHTGEKPFTCLECGKGFTQSSRLLAHQSVHSGEWPFTCSDCGKGFTCSSKLMAHQRVHTGEMLFTCSVSEKRFTESSNLVAHQQGHTGEKPFTCSVCGKRFTQSSLLQSHQRVHTGERPFTCSVCGKRFTHPSTLQNHQRVHTGEKPFTCLVCGKRFTQLSTLQKHQRVHTGEKPFTCSVCGKRFTQSSNLQSHQRVHTGEKPFTSSECGKGFTQSSKLLAHQSVHNGEWPLL comes from the coding sequence atggctcaccagcgggttcacactggggagaagccgttcacctgctcagtctgtgggaagagattcactgattcatcctccctacagagacatcagcgaattcacactggggagaagccattcacctgctcagtctgtgggaagagattcaatgagtcatccaacctacagagtcatcagcgagttcacactggggagaagccgttcacctgctcagtctgtgggaagagattcactaattcatccaccctacagagacatcagcgagttcacactggggagaagccgttcacctgctcagtctgtgggaagagattagCTGATCAATCCAGCCTAcagaaacatcagcgagttcacactggggagaagccgttcacctgctcagtctgtgggaagagattcactgagtcatccagcctacagagacatcagcgagtccacactggggagaagccattcacctgctcagtctgtgggaagagattcactgggtcatccaacctacagagtcatcagcgagttcacactggggagaagccattcacctgctcagaatgtgggaagggattcactcagtcatccaacctacagagtcatcagcgagttcacactggggagaagccgttcacctgttcagaatgtgggaagggattcactcggttatccagcctacagagtcatcagcgagttcacactggggagaagccattcacctgctcagaatgtgggaagagattcactgattcatccagcctgcagaatcatcagcgagttcacactggggagaagccgttcacctgctcagactgtgggaagagattcactcagtcatcccacctacagagtcatcagcgagttcacactggggagaagccattcacctgcttagaatgtgggaaaggattcactcagtcatccagactgctggcacaccagtcagttcacagtggggagtggccgttcacctgctcagactgtgggaagggattcacttgctcgtctaagctaatggctcaccagcgagttcacactggagagatgctgttcacctgctcagtctctgagaagagattcactgagtcatccaacctaGTGGCACACCAGCAaggtcacactggggagaagccgttcacctgctcagtctgtgggaagagattcactcagtcatccctcctgcagagtcatcagcgagttcacactggggagaggccattcacctgctcagtttgtgggaagagattcactcacccatccaccctacagaatcatcagcgagttcacactggggagaaaccattcacctgcttagtctgtgggaaaagattcactcagttatccaccctgcagaaacatcagcgagttcacactggggagaagccgttcacctgctcagtctgcgggaagagattcactcagtcatccaacctacagagtcatcagcgagttcacactggggagaagccattcaccagctcagaatgtgggaaaggattcactcagtcatccaaactgctggcacaccagtcagttcacaatggggaatggccattgttatga